tttacatacacacattgtTTCTATACTGTTTCAACATTATGTATTCACCTTTCCTTTTTAGACTAACCGGGTTGTCATTTTCACAGATTTCACAACAAAAAGCTGAGATGAGATTCCTTCTTCTTCTACAAATCCCTAACATAAACGTATGCTTGTTCATCTGTTTATGTATCAGCTAAAAGCCATTTAAGTGCCTGAAATACTGTTGCTAACATTCAAAActaaatattataaaacaaGCCTGTATTTGAATGGTCTGAAATCCatcaaaaaatgtattttaaaaacacacagctcTGCTGAATGTGTGAAAACAAATCAATGTAACCTgcatgaaaaaattaaaataaaataattatgtaatACATATCGAAAGGCAAAACTATGTTTGTGGGCTGAAATCAGAATGACAGATATCTCTGAGCATGTTTTTGCTGAGGACCTCATAAGCGAGGCTGTAGCTCACAGAGCTGCAAATCTCAACAAACCACAAAACCTGtgaaaaacacaactgaaagTTTCACTTATATCCGCTGATCCGCTTTATCCAAATGGGCACATCCCACCAGCTGCATGCTCATCCTCTCCATCGCCCTGAAATTAGTCCAGTTTCTTGAGGACTACTGATTGGCTGCTTCACAGGCATCTATCCAGTCACTATACACGTCAACTGGCTCTGACAGATCTGATGAGTAATGGATTAAGGAATACAAGTTACAGCACAGAGTTAAAAATATTACTGGATTAAATCAATACATGGGTGAACAGAGAAAGTGATGGAAAGCAGCAAGCTCTAAAAATAAGTCATTTGAAGCAGAAAGCACACAATGAACTAATATTTGTTTCTACAATAACTGGTGACCGTTACACACCAGCACAGGGGTTGTTGGTTGGTACGACAGCTTATCAGACAGACTGTAACACTGTCCAACTTAATAAcatgatttttgtgttttataaatcTGTTAAAACATACATATTTGACTCTTCTTGATCTCATATACTGATTTAATGttgctgaaaacaaaaagggaGAAATACATTTCACTATGGATTTGACGTTTGGCCTTTTCTTgtattgctttgttttatttgagtaATATtgtatcaaataaaaacaacaaaaacggaaaaagaaaggatgaggtggtattttttgttataaactGTAGTCTCAAGTTAGCTCATCAGCCACATAATACTTTAAGCTGGACAACTTTTCAATCAACAACTAATTTGATCAGTTTGTGCACAGTGTTCATGCACACAGGAGGTCCAAAACAAACATAGGAATAGAGcaaagctacaaaaaaaaacccaagctTTAACTCTATTATAtgaaattctttctttttttaaatgtcagaataACATAATGTGGAGTTCTCCTTTCAATAAGACACACAGACATTTTTCCATAAGTTTAACCTGAATAATTTCAATCCGTGTATAACAAAACATTGTCTAGATGCTGTAGGTGCTACATACAAACCATACAACCGTATCAGAGGACATATGTGTGTCTGTTGTGGTGACTGGACACAAAAAGTCCTCACTTTCCAGGTTGGATCCCACTACATTCATCTATATCTGTGTAAGAATTACCTGACTTTAAACCAGTGTTTGTGGTTTTGGTATGAGATGGTCACAACAATGGAGGAATATCATATTCTGAATTCTGTAAACTTCTATCTAAATGGAATATGATGTGTATCTACACGTACATTCAGAACTTTTGAAAGAAAGTGTAACACTgaaaaaagatcaataaactaagTAACCGTTTCAAGCTTCTTACCAGCAGCATCTGTCAATTTAATGAGTAAACATGAGAGAAATTCGTGGTGAGAACCCCTGTCCTGCTTTCAGCAGCTCCCACTGACATCCGACATTAAAGATGTGAAAGGAACATCTCTTGTACACGATATAACCTCCCTACCAAGACACCTCGTTAGAATTAAATATGTATGTCTTGACAAATTAATGAAACACAACAACTATGGCTCTAATGAAGGCAACAGTGCGGTTTCTTCCTGTTTTCCAGCAGCTGGCCTAACTAACAGCCCCCACAGacacaatttaaaaactttaattacCTTCAGATTGAACATTTTCAGCCTTATTTCACTTCATTTCATCTTTCCAGTCACTATGACAACTAACAACCCTGAAGAAATGTTTTAGTTGATGGCTTCGGAATCTGactgaaaatactttttaagaGCTGAGAAAATTTCTCAAACTACTTCTTTTCAATCAAAAACGAACTGACATGCTTAAacctatttttaaaacttttttttaatggtttgacatttaaatgtaCTTTCCTGTTTGTCTCATTATTTTGTTGCTGTGTGGGAAGGAAATGTATACCGTATGGCGTGTAAAGGATACAGGTAATGGGAGTCTGGAACTCCTCCAAGCAGACTGTGCATGATATTATTCCAGTATTTCTGCTTCTTTCCCTGTTGTGACAAAAACAGATGGTAAGTTGTCAACCATccaataaaaaagagagaaatgaaaacataCGTCTTTACTACTGTAAGTGAATTACATTTTAACGTCACAGGATTTCTCGTGGTTGCAAAAGGGGCAGGTGAACTGAGTTTCCAAATCCCCTGTCATCTTTTTCTTGGGGGGAGGCTTTCTTTTAGACTTGCGGCGTCCCATTGTACAAaagctgggggaaaaaaaaagtctgagtgaaagagacaagAAACAGCTAGCTTAAACTAATCTAGCACGTGTATCAAGTAAAAATAGCCTTTTTATGTGGGAATATCTGACCGGAAAACAATAACAGTAGCTGCGCTAGTAGCTGTGGGTTAGTTAGCAAGCTAACGTTAGCATGTTTGTTGCTGGTCTTTTCAACAACTTGAATCGCCTCACGACAAAAAAGATGAGTTTGGTGGACTAACAAAACGTATTTGTTTATGATTCGAATACTCTTTACTATTAAACATAACCAGACTATTATACATTAAGTAGTAAAAGTTTAATCGTTTACCTTTTAGTGTTAAAAACACACGTTTCTGTGAGCAAACTGATTCCTTCAGCAAGACCCGGCACCAGTGACTGTTACATGTAAATGATTGGACAGAGTTTCAGTTTTCTTGACAGCCATTGGCTGTCTGATATGTCAATCAATGTGACTGGCAGTGACGAAACGAAGTGTTACTGAGTTTATTCCCCGCGTGGTGGCAACAGAAGTTCTGTCAGGTGTGGTTCACTAAACGCTAtcttatgtttcatgttttgaaTATGTTATTGTTGACTCATATCTCGAGAGGTTTAGTTTTGATAACGTTTGCGCAATTTGCTGTGTGTTGCTGCACAAAACAACATGTACCTGTAAAAAGTTCAAGTGTCGGTTTACCCAAATAGGCTATAGCTATAGTCACCTAGAATAGCATTGTGAACGGACAAAACTGAACACCTATTAGTTAATAATACCAAAAGAATGCAATTTGGCTTTGCCATCCCTGggctaaaataaagaaaaaaggggtTCTGGGCAGTGGCGTTGCAAGACATAAAGCGTAATGGAGCACAGACTCTAACCGTCATTACTGAAATCACCTTGTTTTTGGCCTGTTTTGTGTGTGAATTGTGCATACCAACACGCGATTAGCTTATCCTCCTGAGatacagaaattaaaatttGTCCACTGTAGTGGTCATTACAATTGTGTTGCTTTCTCTCCCACTTCACACGTTACTTTATTAAGTCCTGTTGATCTTTACAGAGGGCAACTGTAGCTTCAAGATGATGTCACATGTGAGGTGGCATTGCAAACTTGACAGTGTCTGTCTTTCAAAATGGGCTTCATTTTAGTCAGCACatttatggaaaaaagaaagaaaaacatgttattaacaaataacataatttaaatattagatTTCAATTGTTTTCCGCGTGTAAACCTTATTTCAACGAGTTTTCACAGCtgagttaatttattttctttagaaaaatgcTCTTTTATTAACGTCCTCTGTACTGGATGTCAGGACTTTGTACTgctgtttttgtcacattttcattAGTGGACACCCCCATGGCAGAGGCAGAAAAGATCCTTGAAATCATTGAGGGAGGCTTGGGTATAGAGTTCACAGAGGATAAAAGTCCAGAGAGAGAAAGGCTGAGACAGGAAATGTGAAAGTCCAGATGAGGATGAACAAGGTGCAGAGCCAGATGTGATGCCATCCTCTGTGgaccaaaacaaacatgtagaCTTTTAAGTATTGTATAccagaaaaagctaaaagatGGAAGCATAGTATTCACAGATGTTTGCCAAGAAATAGATCCCaacaccactttttttttaacttaatgaaACTTGCATAAAACGGAGTGTGTTCCTCTGTCTCCTAAAAGCCTGATTGCTTCAAGAAATACCACCTATAGTGATAGGATTAGTGATGGAATAACAAAAAGTacaaaatgaaaggaaatcCTGATGTCCTTACCTGAACGCTAGACCTGTAGTACATGTttcaaaaaagtaaaataagacaaagggaaaaataaagcaTAATTCAGACTAATGATGCCTGTCAATGTTCATGCAAGTGATGAATTCCATGCTGTGtttcaataaatttaaaaaaggcagTCAAAATAATCAGTCAGCCAAAGTGGAACTGGACATGATGTTACATAAAACccagattttagattttattggGATATGTGCCCCAGTGAAAAGGATCCTGCCTTGCTTATGTTTGCAACCATAAGTAGACAACTTGCaaattaataacagaaaatgagtattttgtctgacatgtttttaaaatttttgcaTTGGAGTTTTTACTCCACTTCTAGTATATTGTCAGCAAGAAATACTTTTCACTCACTAAACGATTTGTTTCCACTGAAACctaattattgtaatatttcaataaaatacaaataaagggATTCTTTGTTAGATGAGAAAATTGTGTGattctttaaaatgtataaactattataacaaaacaaaatgttaattttttttaagagctACACGCTACTCACAGGACAGCGACTTCACATACAGTCTGATGACCTTATAAAATATAATGCTCTGTTGTTGATTCAACTTTCCAAGAATAAATGGAGTGCCGTTAAAATTAGTTGGATCTTTAATTTCTACAGCTGTTAAATTTGATATGCACACTATGCAGCGGTGATTATGATCCCCAAAATATCGCAGCAGTAACTTGTGGATAGGGAACATTTTTTGTGGGGTAAGGGTCTAAATACTGATCCCACTATCAGACCTTTCATCAGGTTATAGATGTGAGTTTCTGGTGTTTTGTCTGTAAATTGTCAGCAATATTGTTACaattccttttattatttttcaaacaATATCAGCAGACCACAGCAATGTCATAAGGAAATGAACTGTAGGAtctatataaaagaaaacatgtacaTGTAAAGAAAAGGTTGCCCTTAAGGCTTAAATAGAAGGGAGCTGGACTTAATCAAACTTTTGGATGTTATGTGATAGATGTCGATGATGGTGACCATGAAGGTGGTTGGCCTGGGGGCCGTGGCCCTTACTGTCAGTCTGGAGCTACTTAGTTGGCTCCTCAGTCATCTCAGGTCCAGAAGAACCCTCAATCAGGTCCTGTTCTTCCCCTCAGAAACGGCCTGTGTGGAGCACATCTTTACTCCCACTTCACCTCGGTAAGTGATATGTATCATAGCTGAGTTAAAGTTATGATAGTTATGGTTTTCCTCACATCATTGTCAAGATTGTTGAGTTAATGGATGTTAATGCAAAAAGGCGCAGCCTCTACCAGCTAAGTAAAAACAGCAGGTGTATCATAAAGACACATTTTCAAAAAGGGCTTCTATGAACATTAAGCAAGCTAAACACAGTTTACCTGTTCGTCTCTGCACCAGAAACCGACTAAAACTGCTGTAGCATGCTTGAGAAAGAACGTCTTATAAGCTTGCATACTACGTCCGTACAAATGTAGTATGTAAATTTTATGTGAATGATTACTTTTGCAGTAGCAGACAACTGAGGATATGTCAGGAAATTTCTGACAGCTGAACTTTTTTCAGGGGATAATCAGAGTCTCTTCATTTGATAGCAGGTGCGTGACCGAGAAGACTGAACGTCCCAATTAAATCAAAAGGTGCCTCAACACAGTAATAGTCTACTTTAAGTTCAGATCTATGGAAAGTACTTGGTTGGAAGAACATTATCAGATATTTTCTGActccacaaatgaaaaaataaaactatgtaCAAGATGGTGGAATATAATCAGTGTTGGAGAATGTGTAGTAATTTATCTGCAAACCAGTTTCATATTATTTGGAAAGGTCCAAGCATTAGTGGACACTGGGGTGCAGGTGGTGGAGAAAATGAACCAAATTATAGGATTTGAATTGGACGTTTAtttaagtattatttatttgagtACACGACAGGAAGGAAACTATATTTACTACAGCTATTGCTGGTGGCCAGTAAAAAACAATAACCCGTAAATGGCTGTTTTGAAGAGATCCCTGTTCTCGATGAATGGTTGGAAATAGTTCATAAAATATATGTAATGGAAACAATGATGTTCTCTTTTTGACATTTGGgtgaaaaatgtgaaagatACAGGAATAATCAGATTAATTTTGTTGGAAGAGAGAATGATTGAAAAAACTGGTTTAAAGTTTAGATGTTATGTCTCAAATGTGAAAAGTGAATTAATGGAAAGATATTTGATCAGTAGGGGAGACTGAACAATGAGAGGATTTAAGTTAGGGAAATGGACGTTTATTTAGGGACTGTGTAGTCCTTTGAGAGCTAAGGAATCGGGTAGGCTccatttattgtattttgtgttgagttttattagcattttcttttgtttctgtttttgtcaatgTTTcgtctgttgttgttttcctctttttgtatATGATCTGTaaagatcaataaaaacaagtaaaaaaaatgaaagtaataGTTTAATGCAGCCAGCttattgtacttttttatttctttgttttccagttGAACTGTAGAGGTTATCAGTCACATTAAAGGTGGAACAAGTTTTGAAAGGATATATTGTGGTCTCATTCTTTTAACATCACAAAGTCATGGCATTTAGGTCACGCTGGCAAACATCTGGTTTTTAGATGCGCTTTTTGAATAAAGGTGACTGGACTTGACATTTTAATAGGGGCGTGTAATATTTTTTATCCGCCGTATGTAACCATTAGGAGCAAGTATCATCACAGCTcattgaacatgttttcctGGTTTTTGCTCTTCCAGTTTCTGTTCCTGCTCATTGCCTCATGGTGTCGAGACCTCTTTTTCCCGTCTTCTCCGCCACATCCTCTCTGCTTCCACCTCTCTGGACTTGTGTGTCTTCTCTTTTTCCAACATGGTCCTGAGTCGGGCTGTACTACTGCTGCATAGCAAGGGGGTAACCATCCGAGTCCTTACCGACAAGGACTACTCGGCCATCTCTGGCTCCCAGATTGGTGTCCTCCGCGAGGCTGGTAAGAGATacacatttagtttatttttatatgcttTCAAGGTGTTTAATAATGTGTTGTTGTAGCCATGTATCCTTATGACTggaaaattaagaaatataCCACAGCGAGACATATGTAGCTCTATGGGAAGATATTATtagttacaaaagaaaaagtcacacCAACCTCTGTGACACCGTCATTATAGACATTTTTTGTTGAGATACGGGAAGGATGACGAAGATGCTGGTCTTATTTGACAACAGGAGCTCACTCCATGCTCTTGAAAGTCAAGTATCATTGTCAGTAAGTACCCCATGATCCTTAATGGTGAACAGTGAGAAGACAGGGGGGTCAGGGTCAGTGGAGGTTGCCCCTACAAGCCCTATGAATGAGTCAGAGTAATGGTGCTGTGAAAGATTTGTGCCACAAGTCTGACTCATGCTGTCTCACTTTGTCTCTGCATTTAATAAATCACCGCTGCATATGGTTAGGTAAGAATTAAGTAAGTACAAAACTGGCAACCAGACAGCAAATGTTATTAGGCAAAGTGTTTCTGAGTGTGCACGAACCTCGGTGAATGTTGACTGCAAAGCGCTTTGGCTCAAGGAACAATAAACTCCCATTTTCatattttgtcattatgttgCAGAAATCTTTCTTTCCTGCTGAATGAAACAGCCACCAGCAGACAGTGCTGTAGCTCAGCCTGCTGTCGCTTTGTTGAGGAAGGTTTTCGGTAAAGGGAATATTTACTGACATGCACAGGctcttaaaatgattttaaagggACATCTTTGCACTGCTCATGTCCTGGGGTCAAAATTGGTAACTTACACTCTTCCAataccttaaaaaaagaagaagaaactattTACTCAGAGGGATCAGGCCAACCAAGCCACATCAAACTTGAAAGAAAAATCCTCCTTAAAAGCAAAGTTCTGGTAAAGAGTTTGCTCTTAGTATTTCAAGAATGTGCAATAATAAGAATAATCCATGGTTAAATAGTCTCCATTTAAACTGAAGAGAAACACTTTCTGCACAATAACTGAAACACAGCATACTTTACATGTATCATACTGttcctattaaaaaaaacaaaaatttatataattatgtaaaatattcagAGGTGTCACCTCTAAACCAAAAAGTAAATGCACATCTGTTTGTAAGATACACAAAAGCTGCCCTAAATGTCAGATAAGATGCTGATATAGTGACTTAAATTATATTAGAAATCAATTATTCAGGTTATACTCAGCTTCAGCCTTGATTATTACTGTTTGGACAGTTTATTCAGAAACTTTGTATCCATCTACAAGTCTGTCAGATTTAGAAGAGCACCTTAATTATTTGATTGTTGCAAAGACACGTCATTCGTTCCAGTTTTTTAGATGCAGCTATAATAAACGCCACAGTTAACAAGATAATTTGACAGGCATAAATGAGTATTTTTGAACCAACAATGTGAATGCCAAAAAGCTGTTAGATTAAAGCTTTGCATATCTCTGCATGATGTTCAGGGTCCTCTTGAAgtgtcagaagaaaaaaaatgaaaggccTAAAACTGTATTTTCAACAAGTGAACAGTATCTGAAGGGAATATTggtaaataggaaaaaaaattcCATGGAAAGATGGTTTTGGTCAGAAGAATTTTTCACTGAAgcatcatcagaaatggtctacATGGAA
The Melanotaenia boesemani isolate fMelBoe1 chromosome 4, fMelBoe1.pri, whole genome shotgun sequence genome window above contains:
- the LOC121637806 gene encoding transcription elongation factor 1 homolog — translated: MGRRKSKRKPPPKKKMTGDLETQFTCPFCNHEKSCDVKMERSRNTGIISCTVCLEEFQTPITYLSEPVDVYSDWIDACEAANQ
- the pld6 gene encoding mitochondrial cardiolipin hydrolase isoform X2, translating into MMSMMVTMKVVGLGAVALTVSLELLSWLLSHLRSRRTLNQVLFFPSETACVEHIFTPTSPRFCSCSLPHGVETSFSRLLRHILSASTSLDLCVFSFSNMVLSRAVLLLHSKGVTIRVLTDKDYSAISGSQIGVLREAGGISSCFSVLSTCLSSFTTGRICVRCDKSSTHMHHKFAVVDSRLLITGSLNWTLTAVQNNMENILITEEPDLVKPFIKEFHRMWGLNDPAQNHQNQKLISHGMC
- the pld6 gene encoding mitochondrial cardiolipin hydrolase isoform X1; this translates as MRLHTDLLLLHRNLIQSAGAEGMNTEREGELRRRKEREKLGWEEMSMMVTMKVVGLGAVALTVSLELLSWLLSHLRSRRTLNQVLFFPSETACVEHIFTPTSPRFCSCSLPHGVETSFSRLLRHILSASTSLDLCVFSFSNMVLSRAVLLLHSKGVTIRVLTDKDYSAISGSQIGVLREAGICVRCDKSSTHMHHKFAVVDSRLLITGSLNWTLTAVQNNMENILITEEPDLVKPFIKEFHRMWGLNDPAQNHQNQKLISHGMC
- the pld6 gene encoding mitochondrial cardiolipin hydrolase isoform X3, with translation MSMMVTMKVVGLGAVALTVSLELLSWLLSHLRSRRTLNQVLFFPSETACVEHIFTPTSPRFCSCSLPHGVETSFSRLLRHILSASTSLDLCVFSFSNMVLSRAVLLLHSKGVTIRVLTDKDYSAISGSQIGVLREAGGISSCFSVLSTCLSSFTTGRICVRCDKSSTHMHHKFAVVDSRLLITGSLNWTLTAVQNNMENILITEEPDLVKPFIKEFHRMWGLNDPAQNHQNQKLISHGMC